In Anaerostipes hadrus ATCC 29173 = JCM 17467, a single genomic region encodes these proteins:
- a CDS encoding TAXI family TRAP transporter solute-binding subunit, translating into MRGDILKKKLMVLCAVAIMISTCLTGCKMNSGKIRFGSAGIGGTYQIFGDTFANLISSKSKKYNIEVKTTAGSAANLRLLSKDYIQMAVAQMDLINDAYNRTGIFENDKKYQGYRAVASLYTEACQIVVPADSDIQSMDDLEGKKVCIGEEESGTEQNALQILNAYGLNERLVDTVNLNYTDAAKKLKSGDIDAFFCTAGVQTTVINELSKQCKIRLVSLDQKGVSRLKKSYKFYTEYTIPAGTYVNQTKEIKTVGVKAVLLASDKLSEDTVKDITQILFKNQQQIQYALPVDISLDETTAVDGITIPFHDGAAAYYKQHGITVNTEKGSN; encoded by the coding sequence ATGAGAGGTGATATTTTGAAAAAGAAACTTATGGTACTTTGTGCTGTCGCAATTATGATCAGTACATGCTTGACTGGGTGTAAGATGAATTCTGGAAAAATCCGCTTTGGTTCTGCTGGAATCGGTGGTACTTACCAGATTTTTGGTGATACTTTTGCCAACCTTATCTCATCTAAGAGTAAAAAATATAACATTGAAGTAAAAACAACTGCAGGTTCTGCTGCAAATCTTCGTCTGTTATCTAAAGATTACATTCAGATGGCTGTTGCCCAAATGGATTTGATCAATGATGCTTATAACCGCACTGGTATTTTTGAAAATGATAAGAAATATCAGGGATATCGTGCTGTTGCTTCCCTTTATACAGAAGCCTGTCAGATTGTGGTTCCTGCGGATTCAGACATTCAGTCTATGGATGATCTAGAAGGGAAAAAGGTCTGCATTGGTGAAGAAGAATCTGGAACTGAACAGAATGCGTTGCAGATTTTAAATGCTTATGGATTAAACGAAAGACTTGTTGATACTGTAAATCTGAATTATACAGATGCCGCCAAGAAATTAAAATCTGGCGATATTGATGCATTTTTCTGTACCGCAGGTGTTCAGACGACTGTGATCAATGAGCTGTCAAAACAGTGTAAGATTCGTCTGGTCAGTCTTGATCAAAAAGGGGTTTCTCGTCTGAAGAAATCTTATAAATTTTACACAGAATATACAATACCTGCAGGTACATATGTAAATCAGACTAAAGAAATTAAAACTGTTGGTGTCAAAGCTGTTCTTCTTGCAAGTGATAAACTTTCCGAAGATACTGTCAAAGACATTACACAGATTCTGTTTAAGAATCAACAGCAGATTCAGTATGCACTACCTGTAGATATTTCTCTTGATGAGACAACTGCCGTTGATGGTATCACGATTCCATTCCATGACGGTGCTGCTGCCTATTATAAACAACATGGAATCACAGTAAATACAGAGAAAGGAAGCAATTAA
- a CDS encoding MerR family transcriptional regulator, translating into MYTIGQVSTMFDLPVSTLRYYDKEGFFPNLERKGNIRYFSDNELEALRIIECLKKSGLEIKDIKQFFLWVSEGSASYEKRKELFETRKSAVETEIQELQKTLSLLKFKCWYYETAMKDGNEDAINAMLPDKLPENIQKLYNEGHE; encoded by the coding sequence ATGTACACAATCGGTCAAGTCTCTACAATGTTTGATCTTCCTGTTTCTACCTTAAGGTATTATGACAAGGAAGGATTTTTCCCTAATCTGGAACGTAAAGGAAACATCCGTTATTTTAGTGATAATGAATTGGAAGCGCTTCGTATTATTGAATGTCTGAAGAAATCCGGTCTTGAGATCAAAGATATAAAGCAATTTTTTCTCTGGGTATCTGAAGGCAGCGCAAGCTATGAAAAAAGGAAAGAATTATTTGAAACCAGAAAATCAGCTGTTGAAACTGAAATCCAAGAACTTCAAAAAACTCTTTCCCTCTTAAAATTCAAGTGCTGGTATTATGAAACAGCAATGAAAGATGGTAATGAAGATGCTATAAATGCCATGTTGCCTGATAAACTTCCTGAAAACATACAAAAACTATATAACGAAGGTCATGAATAA